In one Arvicola amphibius unplaced genomic scaffold, mArvAmp1.2, whole genome shotgun sequence genomic region, the following are encoded:
- the LOC119805877 gene encoding interferon alpha-12-like yields the protein MARPCDFLMVLVLMSCWSTCSLGCDLSQTDKIMNETLSILLAQKKQFSLPCWKETKNFLCPLEEMDAQQIQKPQVIQVLDDMTQQSLTLFCLNKASAAWETTLLETFCNGLYDQLRELQSCRMQHVGMQEIPVKKYFERITAYLRKKKHSPCAWMVVRAEVWRAWSFSANLRKSLNKENE from the coding sequence ATGGCCAGACCCTGTGACTTCCTGATGGTCCTGGTGCTGATGAGCTGCTGGTCAACCTGCTCTCTGGGATGTGACCTGAGTCAGACTGACAAAATCATGAACGAGACTCTCTCGATACTCCTGGCACAAAAGAAGCAATTCTCTCTTCCCTGTTGGAAGGAGACAAAGAACTTTCTCTGTCCCCTGGAGGAGATGGATGCCCAGCAGATCCAGAAGCCTCAAGTGATCCAGGTACTGGATGACATGACCCAGCAGAGCCTGACGCTCTTCTGCCTAAATAAGGCATCTGCTGCATGGGAGACAACACTCCTAGAGACATTCTGTAATGGCCTTTACGATCAGCTCAGGGAGCTGCAGTCCTGTCGGATGCAGCACGTGGGGATGCAGGAAATCCCTGTGAAGAAATATTTCGAGAGGATCACTGCCTacctgaggaagaagaaacacagccCCTGTGCTTGGATGGTGGTCAGAGCAGAAGTCTGGAGAGCCTGGTCTTTCTCAGCCAACTTGCGAAAAAGTTTGAACAAGGAGAATGAGTAA